The window cttctcttctctctcttccaactcagcaataatatactccctccagtcatttttactctgcatataagaattgtctgaagtcaaatttcgtaaagtttgaccatatttatatgaaaaaatattaacatctacaatgtTAAATATATACAATATAAAAACTAACGTCATGACGCATCTAATGTGGTTGATTTCACATTTTGAATGTTGGTGTTTTTTTCTTGTAAACTCGATCAAAGTTTATGAGGTTTGACTTCAGGCAAATCTTATATGCTAACTAAAAAGAATTGAAGGGAGTAATTTTTAAATCCTTACAACCTGCTTGCGTCATCTTCTCATACTTGCTCTAAGTGGTATAGAAATTTTTAGGCTTGCACCGGTACTGTGTGTCCACCGACTCACAAGTCCCAACTGCGTGCGCATTGACCGGCATCGGCCTCCATCGATGCACGGTTCCCGGGGACCGCGCGCACATGGCGCTCCTCGCGCTGCACAACCGGCGTTGACACGGAGCTAGCCAGTAGTACGACCATTCTCTATTCTGTCTGGAGCTCGGGATCTGAGGCCGATCGAGGGGGCGCCATCCACGGCACGCACTGCTAGCAGCGAGTGATTTCTTTGCTCgatcttttcttttttctgaagtttTCTTTGCTCGATCTTTGAGAGGCGCGTTGGATCTCTCCGCGTCAGCCCGTTCCTCCCGGCTGCGTAACGTAGTACGGTGGAGGTGCGTGCGGTGCGGTGCATGCGTGCGGTCTTTCCCCCGACCGGACGGCAATGGTGCGTGCATGACTAGCGTGTTTGCTTGCCCCTGCAACGATCTGTGAGGGCAACCCAACCGCGGTGCATCAGAACGGACACAACAAATATCCGCAGACACGTACGGATGTGTTTGTGGACAGCCTGATAGGGGACGACCATCCAACGCGGTGCACCGAGTATATGGGGACGTATACAGATACAGATGTGTGTGTGTGATAACCATATCTCCTAGCCACGTCAGGAACGACGCGACGGGGACGCCGGCAGGATGAAGCGATTGTCGCGTCAGGCGCTTCCTCCTCCTTCACCGTGCGCCATTGGCTCCTAGACTACTGGCGGGGCAGCGATAACTATATCTCCTTGCCACGTCAGGAATGGCGCGACGGGGACGCCGGCAGGATGAAGCGATTGTCNNNNNNNNNNNNNNNNNNNNNNNNNNNNNNNNNNNNNNNNNNNNNNNNNNNNNNNNNNNNNNNNNNNNNNNNNNNNNNNNNNNNNNNNNNNNNNNNNNNNNNNNNNNNNNNNNNNNNNNNNNNNNNNNNNNNNNNNNNNNNNNNNNNNNNNNNNNNNNNNNNNNNNNNNNNNNNNNNNNNNNNNNNNNNNNNNNNNNNNNNNNNNNNNNNNNNNNNNNNNNNNNNNNNNNNNNNNNNNNNNNNNNNNNNNNNNNNNNNNNNNNNNNNNNNNNNNNNNNNNNGGGTGCGATAACCACATCTCCTTGCCGCGTCGGAAACGGCGCAGTGGGGACGCCGACCGGATGAAATGGCCAGCCCGGTTGCACGGTGGCGAGGGTGGTTTCTCCTTGACGCAACGTTCGATTTGGATGTCGTGGTTGAGCAGTGGTTAGGgcatctcctccttgacgcggtgtCTGATTTGGACTCTGCGGTTGCGCGACGACGAGAAGAGGAAATAGGGTTTGACGGTGTGCCCTGCCTGCTTTAAATTGCCAGAAACAGGGCACCGACACTGCTTCAATGCGGGCACAGTAGCTGGAGTAGACCTTTCGGTCGCCGCTTCCGCATTGAAGCAGCGCTGGTCAACCGTTCGGTCACGTCAGTCAGCCCGACATTATTGTAGTAGGTGGCAACCCCGTCGTGTCCCATCTGGATTGGGATGAATGCGCGGTGGGAGTTTTGGAGCGAAACGCGCGGTGAGGGCTTTGGGTGGGACTGTGTAGCCAGATGCTAATGTAGCATGCGTCCGGAGGCCCGCAAAGCNNNNNNNNNNNNNNNNNNNNNNNNNNNNNNNNNNNNNNNNNNNNNNNNNNNNNNNNNNNNNNNNNNNNNNNNNNNNNNNNNNNNNNNNNNNNNNNNNNNNNNNNNNNNNNNNNNNNNNNNNNNNNNNNNNNGAACGTTCAGACCAATCCACGAACATTTGATGCACGATGTTGGATGACAAAATAAATGTTCAGACATTTAGAAGTATTTTGTTGCACGGTGCTGAAGTTTCCTAACTGCATCCTGATTTGGGCTTTGGACGGCCAAAACTTAAGTATTTGTAAGTTGCTTTAGGACCTGCATCATCAACATGCTTCatgtcgcctcaccctcctcaagcCGCCACCTTTGCAGGTGAACCATAGCCCTCGGCCACCCCCTAACCCCGCCGCCTTCTTCAACTCTAGTGAGCACCGACAACACCGCATCCACGCCGTCCCCCACTCCATGTCACTCCCGGCTCGGCGTCGCCAAGGACACTGCGGCCCAATTCCAACTCAGGACGTGCGCGCTCTCCGGAAATCAAATATCAAGAGTTGTAAATTCAAGCGATTTACCAGTAATAAAAGCCAAAAATTTAATTAGTTGATGAAACCAATTCAGTCAGTCTGAGATTCACAAGGCTGTACCTGAAGCTTTTAAAACAACGAATCGGTCATTTTTCTAATATGACGATTCGTGTATTTTACCGGATACTAGAAGATTATGTGGGTTGATGTAAAAAACAGGGTCTGTCTAGAACACATCTAAATGTGCCATAGTTATTAAACATCTAAATGATCTAATGAAGCATGAATACAGTTTAGTCTCACACACATCTCAAGTATGAAGATCACACCACGCTATACCTTGGCTTACACGATGCTTCTTCTAGCACTGTTATAATCAATTACTGTAGATGACAAATTAGAAGATGTATGTATAATAAATTGAGTGGCACATATCACAAATTATAATATCGACTTGATCTACATTCTGTCAATGGATTCTGCATCTATTTTGGTTGGTACTACGAGTAACTTACTTTCTCCGGAACCTAAACATCTCCATGGCGTGACTGAACGACGAGTCCTCCCCCGCCGCCTCGGCCCGGGCCCTGGCCACTCTGTCGATGATCCCCTTGACGGCGACGTCGAAGGCGTCCTTCACCGTCTCCAGCTTCGACCTTGGGTCCGCGTACACCAGCCTGGGTATCAGCTTTATCACCTCGTCCCGCATCCGCTCCACCGTCTCCGGCGGGATCGCCCGGAGCACGGCCTCGATGCTCACGTTCCGCGACCGCACGCCGTCCTCCGGGATGAACACCGAGTACGTTTCGTGGTGCTCCGGGAGGTGCCACCTGTACTGCAGGTACGCCGACACCGGGTGGAAGAACACCGGGATGCAGCCGGCCACCATGGAGTCGAACGCCGACCGCCGCGTGTAGGAGTCGCCGGTGGGCTGCAGGCAGAAGGTGGCCCTCTGGAACAGCCGCATGATGTTGCCGGGGGTGTGGCACTGGCTGGTGCCGAACGCGCAGCCCAGCTGCCGGCACGCGTCGGAGGCCTCGCACTGCGCGATGATCTGCTGCCGGATGTTGTACGGGTTGTCCGGCCGCGGTGCGCCGACGAACGCTATCAGCGACCGGCGCTCCAGACCGCGCACCCTTTCCTGCCaccggcgcacgtcggcgtcggaccTCGGGTGGAAGTAGGTCGGGTACGGCACAGCGTACTCCCGGCTATGGGGCACCCGTGACACCTCCAGCACCAGCACCGACATCTCCCGCCCGCCCGGCATGTTGAGCAGGTTGGTGCCCCAGCTCGGGTTCATGTTGTTGCTCCGCCGGAAGTCAAACCCCGTCCTGCCGGCGACGAGGAAGTGGTCTCTCCCGCCCGCGCGCGCCCACTCCGGCCGGCGCATGAGCCAGTCCGTGAGGTCGACCGACGCGGCGTCCCTGGTGGCGTTGTCGTAGCCCCAGTGGTAGCGCACGAAGTCGAAGCCGGCGTAGAAGGGGACGAAGACGGCGTTGGCGAGGGCGGAGTGGGTCGTCAGACACTCGTACTGCCACATCCGGTTGTGGAAGATGGCGTCGAGCGCGAACTGGTGGGTGCCGTACCAGCCGTTGTCGCCGGTGAAGTCCCCGTCGAGCGGGTCGGCGAGCGGGCGGCCCAGGCCGGCGTTGCTGACGAAGCCGCACATGTCGGGCCAGCGGTACTGGTCGCTGGTGTTCTGGCAGTCGCGGAGGATGTCGGCGTTGAAGCGCGGCGGCAGGTCGTGCACGTAGACGTACCGGCCCCGGCACGGGTCGGCGCTGGCGCCGTCCAGCACCGTCGCCCTCATTGCCCCGGCGCTGAGCGCGGTGAAGTGGTAGTAGAGGAAGGACGCCCACATGACGGTCGCGAGGACGAAGACGAGCCGCAGCGACTGGAACGCGGCGCTCCCCTGCGTGCTGCTCCTCTTGTCCGGGCCCTTCATCACCCCGTGCTCCCGGCGCGGCCGGCCACCGCTGCCCTTGTGCGCGGATCTGATCAGCTGGCAAACCATCCGCGAATCAGCCAAAAATAGCGAAAACGGCTAAGCAAACACGCACCCCCAGCAGAAGCGAAGGAGCGCAGGCAAAGCATCTACGAGGAGGAAAAAAAGGTAATTAAGCGGCATACTGACATTGGATACAAGCTCACCAGTCGCACGACAGAGCTCGCGGCGCCGATTTGCATGCCGCGGCGTGCAGCAACTATATATAGTACTCCAGAAACGGCAAGCAGATCGATCGACAGGAGGAAGACGAAGACTAGTATAGTTTATACTTATAAACCTAAAAATGGTGTAGATCGACGTCGCCGGGAAGTCGGGGCGATGAACGAGCGACGAGCCGCCGGGAGTGGCGGTGCGAAGGAGTAGACTTCACGCACGGTGGAGTTCGTGGGGGATTAGTTGACTGGGACACTGGGTGGTAGCTAGCCTCGTGGAGCTAGTGGTTGTTTCACTGCTAACCACCGTCTACATCGATCTAATACTACTCCTAGTTGATGGTGTTTTCTACTCACTGGTGCAAATTAATGAGCGCGGTTCGGCGTGCAGCGTTGACACTTGACGCtggacagtgggaattttagtactAGCGCGCACATTAATTACGTGCTTGCTTgtttaggctggtcacaatggacaAGAACATAAgttagtaacttacacacttccctaaACTATATTACTACCTCCGTAGtaggtaggaacatctatgtagtgtcatgcaacaatgtatttattaggttatagactcattgtttcttggagtgtgtgatgtttcggtaacttagctagttaccacaaacaCCTCTCTCTTTATTAAATATGtgacacataagcaaaattatATTGAAGTGTGTGTGTTACTCTTAAGTTCCTTCCCATTGTGATCAGCCTTAGCCATTGCTCTACTGGCCCAAGGAAGAAATTTGCATCCTCCACATGCAAGAAAAGAGAGAGGGGAAGAAATTTGGATCGAGCGTCGGTTGTACACTTGGGCTGTACTGCTCCTGCTTCAGGAGAAGGGAGGTGCGGTGCACGTTTGGTCAACAGAAGCTTGGAGATTAATCAAAGTAAACGCTAATTTCAATCTCCAAGTTTGTATTAATTAACAGTGCTCTGGCAGATCTTGCACCGACGGATCCCGTCGTCGAACCATGGATGGACGGTTCATTGCTGATGGACCACATCCAAGGCATATGAACTCTGACCAATCGGCGCCCGGCTACTAGTTTTTCCTCTTGTTTCAGATCGAGAGCGTCGGTTGCTGGTTAGTTTAAGATGAGACGGAGGCACCTGTCGTTCATTCCTGAGCTCTGTTCGGAATGCAGAGTTTCGAGATTCATACGTGATTCCTTGTCGGTTGCATCGATCAGGAATGACTAAGGGCATCTTCAGCCGTTGGCCTTTCACAAGGGGCAAAAAATCGTTCCCTGGggacgcaccggcgctaaaccaCGCACTGAGGGTGTGATGCCTTCCAGTCGCGGTCCCCCACAggtttttaaaatgtttaaatttggcgcaaacacaacgcaaacacgggcgagttcgttcaaatttaaacatattttacaaaaaaaagaaaaaaaaactaccgcgggctacccccgccgtctccctcgccgcccgcccacgcggttctacatacCGAGGAGGAGgcgtgtagaaccgcgtgtagtcgccgccgccgccgtcgtcgtcgtcgcccccagttggcgcggcgggttggacggtccgagggcatcgtcgtcgtcgtcgctgtcgaggaccacgacgccgtgcttgtcctcgcgcccacgcttgcgggcggcgatctcctccagggcccggcgctgccggaccatctcgtcgtggaggtagtcgtcccgcgcccaccgcagggcgtcctcgtcggagaagccacgccgggctacctcctcgtactccgcggggagggcgggctccggcttgggctcgacgaggacgaagcggccggtgggggaggcgttgtcgccgatgcggacgccggatctgcgggtgcgcgcgctgacaggcgtgccctggggctccggcttgacggggcggagatggaggcagggggagccgccggacgaggaggaggatcccccggtctccatgcgcctcggggtccaggagcttccccggcggcgtgggaaggacgggggagcggggtactcgaggcgcggcgtgttgccgccctcgatgtactcgaggacggcctccaacgtgcgcccgggcacgccccaccaccaggctcgacgccgttggtggcctcgagctgctcggcgtgacagCGGCGGAaataaggctcccagagcgggctgtcggggacgtaccgtggtccttccctcgccgcacgcggcagggaCGAACGGATGCGTGcaatctccgcacgccgcgccgcgccggtgggtatcgggggcatcggcacgccgccggcgctgatcctccacgccgcgggcacccgcatgtccggcgggaccgggtactcggcctcgaaaaggaggcgagcctcgttctCGTGAAGATggtggcggccgaagccgttcgccgccgcgccgtcgcctgggaagcgctcggccatgggtgtgatgaactggagacggcgagagagaggagagggaggaacgacgacaGCGAGAGAGTGCGAGTCGCCGAGTGCGCTGGGGCGCgtcttatataggccgaggcgccgcccgtgcgcgagcgccgtgagtacgcgtggcgggcgaggcagggcgagggacgcgcgtcatccggtcttcactgcgccacccgtgaggcatcaatggcgcaggctgaccggcgcggcagcgcggcagctttggcattgatttgccgcgggaaacgaggcgatgaggacgacgaaggggcgagaagagggtagagtcgctgacgcggcggtcccgcggctgtttcgcgccaaaacagttcgccccggcaCCCCCGGGTGTCCCCAGCGCaccggttcggcctgggtccgccggcgctgttttcggcccaagccggcgaaaatcgagctcctgggggcgcgactgggccgatttttcggcgTCGGCGCAAAAAaaccgcctggggaggccttcctgggggcgcggctggagatgccctaagggtcTGTTTGAATCCTTTCGAGCTTCTAACTTCACGAACTCCACGGTTGAATGGTTGGGCTCCAAGAAGCTggattctttctcttttttttagggAAAGAAAAGTTGGATTCTTTAAGGTGAGCCCGAATGCGGTGCAAAAAACAAAAGCGATGTCGGCCCAGTTTCACTGAAAAGAAAATATGGAGTTCACCCATATTACGGCAGAATGCCACTGCCAAAGAAAACGGTTCAGCCGCTCCCACCTGAATCGGTATGTTTCTCCAAAGAAAGAGATAAATGAATACCTACATACCCATCTCCTTCAACAGGTCTCCCTCTCATAACCCTACATCCAGGGCATATTTATtcccaaggtgttttggtgattgatgacaatgcatttgcggactatcgTGTGTCTCGAATATTTCAGATGTTTCatgactaggcacaagacggttaggAGCCCCTCGAAAATTATTGAAGAAGGCGTTTTTTACGTTcattttttggtggatttgagtcgtaggaaagccgtactattaagaagaggtccgctttggaaaggtttgggtgaaatcgtcacgtacacgtttactcctctttgcatcgcctttcctttagcactttgGAGCATCCTTCATTTCTTCTTGTTTGTGCGAAAAGTAGTTTTCCTATCTGTTGCTGTTCtgaggcttgcggtagtactgctcttcgtagcggtagtaccgcaggcccctgcGATAGTACCGCAtgcctttgcggtagtaccgcaggtggtcacggtagtaccgctccttgggatCCATAGTACCGTGAGCCCTGGTCCGGCACAACACCAGTAGCggaagtaggagcggatgtaattttttacatccgctccccgcgcggtactaccgcttgccttCAGCGGAAGTACCGTGTCAGACTTTTGCACTATTTGGTATCCAGCGAAACTAGCCACGGACGTTTACTTGTCCACGGCCTTCCTAGGCCTGGTCCAactctgccttgcggtagtaccgcaagggtgtgcggtagtaccgtgaggccttgcggtagtaccacttggcaggcgcggtagtaccgcttgtcgcgGGCtagttaagtggataacggttagatttctctctccactatataaggggtatcttcttctccgagttgaccacctcttccaaccctaagctccattgttgctccaaactcCATttccgcccgatctctctccctagacaaccaaacttgttgattttctagggattggttgagaaggcctcgatctacactttcacc is drawn from Triticum dicoccoides isolate Atlit2015 ecotype Zavitan chromosome 4A, WEW_v2.0, whole genome shotgun sequence and contains these coding sequences:
- the LOC119283956 gene encoding xyloglucan galactosyltransferase KATAMARI1 homolog; its protein translation is MNDSLLLRTATPGGSSLVHRPDFPATSIYTIFRFISINYTSLRLPPVDRSACRFWSTIYSCCTPRHANRRRELCRATGELVSNLIRSAHKGSGGRPRREHGVMKGPDKRSSTQGSAAFQSLRLVFVLATVMWASFLYYHFTALSAGAMRATVLDGASADPCRGRYVYVHDLPPRFNADILRDCQNTSDQYRWPDMCGFVSNAGLGRPLADPLDGDFTGDNGWYGTHQFALDAIFHNRMWQYECLTTHSALANAVFVPFYAGFDFVRYHWGYDNATRDAASVDLTDWLMRRPEWARAGGRDHFLVAGRTGFDFRRSNNMNPSWGTNLLNMPGGREMSVLVLEVSRVPHSREYAVPYPTYFHPRSDADVRRWQERVRGLERRSLIAFVGAPRPDNPYNIRQQIIAQCEASDACRQLGCAFGTSQCHTPGNIMRLFQRATFCLQPTGDSYTRRSAFDSMVAGCIPVFFHPVSAYLQYRWHLPEHHETYSVFIPEDGVRSRNVSIEAVLRAIPPETVERMRDEVIKLIPRLVYADPRSKLETVKDAFDVAVKGIIDRVARARAEAAGEDSSFSHAMEMFRFRRK